Proteins found in one Brachyspira murdochii DSM 12563 genomic segment:
- a CDS encoding arginine--tRNA ligase — protein MLKKIISNIIKTALEDYLKDTDVKEIDSYIEIGYAADDKFGDYACPAAMRLAKVLKKNPLEIAASITEKIDKKYFEKIEAVKPGFINLTLSYNYINECINDLLNNDNYGKNTVEDKKKILIEYVSANPTGPLHIGHGRWAAIGSALSNILKYAGHEVYQEFYVNDAGEQITKLNESVNAVKEGREIPEDGYHGEYIKEVAKLDGVPKDIILESQKKLLERFGTHMDNYASELKIREGGELEKTMDFLDKEGLLFEEDNAVWFRSTKYGDDKDRVVKKSNGSYTYFAPDITYHKNKIDRGYHYLIDILGADHHGYVPRITAAVRAVSKDTASLKVILGQLVRLYRGNELVRMSKRTGDMISLEDVIDEIGVDPTRYFLLMRSYSSSLDFDLELAKKKDNDNPVYYVQYAYARVCNIFFKMEEKNMSYDDAKPFDISKIANESSLKLAKIILRFPDEVYESAKSLEVYTLINYTYEIASALHKFYYDNIVLEENAEIRQERLTLVKAVKKVLGLCFDIIGISKVERMWADE, from the coding sequence ATGCTAAAAAAAATTATCTCAAATATTATAAAAACTGCATTAGAAGATTATTTGAAAGATACAGATGTAAAAGAAATTGATTCTTATATAGAAATAGGTTATGCAGCAGATGATAAGTTCGGAGATTATGCCTGCCCTGCGGCAATGAGGCTTGCCAAAGTGCTTAAAAAAAATCCCTTAGAAATAGCAGCTTCAATAACAGAAAAAATAGATAAAAAATATTTTGAGAAAATAGAAGCCGTAAAACCTGGATTTATTAATTTGACACTATCATATAATTATATAAATGAATGTATAAATGACCTTTTGAATAATGATAATTATGGAAAAAATACTGTAGAAGATAAGAAAAAGATATTAATAGAATATGTAAGTGCCAATCCTACAGGACCTCTTCATATAGGACATGGAAGATGGGCAGCTATTGGAAGTGCTTTATCAAATATACTTAAATATGCAGGACATGAAGTTTATCAGGAGTTTTATGTTAATGATGCAGGAGAGCAGATAACAAAATTAAATGAGAGTGTTAATGCCGTAAAAGAAGGAAGAGAGATTCCGGAAGACGGTTATCATGGAGAATATATAAAAGAAGTAGCAAAACTAGACGGAGTACCTAAAGATATTATATTAGAAAGCCAGAAAAAACTTCTTGAAAGATTCGGTACTCATATGGACAATTACGCTTCCGAACTTAAAATACGTGAGGGCGGAGAATTAGAAAAAACTATGGACTTTTTGGATAAGGAAGGACTTTTATTTGAAGAGGATAATGCCGTTTGGTTTAGAAGTACAAAATACGGTGATGATAAAGACAGAGTAGTAAAAAAAAGTAACGGCAGCTATACATACTTTGCTCCAGATATAACATATCATAAAAATAAAATAGACAGAGGATATCATTATTTGATAGATATATTGGGGGCAGACCATCATGGTTATGTTCCTAGAATTACTGCGGCTGTTAGGGCTGTAAGTAAAGATACTGCTTCTTTAAAAGTAATATTAGGTCAGTTAGTGCGTCTTTACAGAGGAAATGAACTTGTGAGAATGAGCAAGAGAACTGGGGACATGATTAGTCTTGAAGATGTTATTGATGAGATAGGTGTTGATCCTACTAGATATTTTCTTCTTATGCGTTCATATTCCAGCTCGCTTGATTTTGATTTGGAACTTGCTAAAAAGAAAGATAATGATAATCCAGTATATTATGTACAGTATGCCTATGCAAGAGTATGCAATATATTTTTCAAAATGGAAGAGAAAAATATGTCATATGATGATGCAAAACCTTTTGACATATCTAAAATTGCCAATGAAAGCTCATTAAAACTAGCTAAAATAATATTAAGATTTCCAGACGAGGTATATGAATCTGCTAAATCATTAGAAGTTTATACTCTTATAAATTATACTTATGAAATAGCAAGTGCTTTGCATAAGTTCTACTATGATAATATAGTACTTGAAGAGAATGCTGAAATAAGACAGGAGAGATTAACTTTAGTAAAAGCAGTAAAAAAAGTTCTAGGCTTATGTTTTGATATAATAGGAATATCTAAAGTAGAGAGAATGTGGGCTGATGAATAA
- a CDS encoding PTS sugar transporter subunit IIA, translated as MISFNEVEKYIDNSYVILDLKASDKNEAISEMLIYSESKGLRINIAQTIESMYKKEDIISSGLGYGVAFPHVRTNEVEDNDIIFAVSKKGLNYFALDKKPVHLLTMFLTNKNSNEKYLGLLSLFTKISRMSMYPVILLESKTEEEFKTKMKNISKEMLGVK; from the coding sequence ATGATTTCATTTAATGAAGTAGAAAAATATATTGATAATTCTTACGTTATTTTAGACTTAAAGGCTTCCGATAAAAATGAAGCTATAAGTGAAATGCTAATATATTCAGAATCAAAAGGGCTTAGAATAAATATTGCACAGACTATAGAATCTATGTATAAAAAAGAGGATATTATAAGCAGCGGCTTGGGATACGGGGTAGCTTTTCCGCATGTGAGAACCAATGAAGTAGAAGATAATGATATAATTTTTGCTGTTTCTAAAAAGGGATTAAACTACTTTGCATTAGATAAAAAACCTGTTCACTTGCTCACTATGTTTTTAACTAATAAAAATAGTAATGAAAAATATTTGGGACTTCTGTCTTTATTCACAAAAATTTCAAGAATGAGTATGTATCCTGTAATTTTACTGGAATCTAAAACAGAAGAAGAGTTTAAAACAAAAATGAAAAATATATCTAAAGAGATGCTAGGAGTTAAATAA
- a CDS encoding DNA-methyltransferase codes for MYIIDDIKNTIIKGDALEELKKIPDDSIDLIFADPPYYMQTEGELLRTNGTKFSGVDDEWDKFKNFEDYDNFSINWLKECRRVLKITGSIWVIGSFQNIFRIGKIMQDLGFWILNDIIWSKTNPVPNFGGTRFCNAHETLIWCGKNKNTKYTFNYKTMKHLNNDKQDKSIWNISLCTGNERLKDKDGNKVHSTQKPEELLFKVILSSSKPNDIVLDPFFGTGTTGAVAKRLSRNYIGIEREDKYIYYAKDRIKNTNVEMTDLINLDYEVKPPKVPIKNLIEKGYLKVNQVLYSKKGDEVCKLNENGNVENELGNFSIHQMSAKLQNLSKYNGWNYFYIYYKDKFISIDELRYIYIGDNHE; via the coding sequence ATGTATATTATTGATGATATAAAAAATACAATTATAAAAGGCGATGCATTAGAAGAATTAAAAAAAATACCAGATGATAGTATAGATTTAATATTTGCAGACCCCCCATATTATATGCAAACAGAAGGTGAACTTTTAAGAACTAACGGAACTAAATTCAGCGGTGTTGATGATGAATGGGATAAGTTTAAAAATTTTGAAGATTATGATAATTTTTCTATAAATTGGTTAAAAGAATGCAGAAGAGTATTAAAAATTACAGGAAGTATTTGGGTTATAGGCTCATTTCAGAATATATTCCGCATAGGTAAAATAATGCAGGATTTAGGTTTTTGGATACTCAATGATATAATATGGAGCAAAACAAATCCAGTACCCAATTTTGGAGGAACTAGATTCTGCAATGCTCATGAAACTTTAATTTGGTGCGGAAAAAATAAAAATACTAAATATACTTTTAACTATAAAACTATGAAACATCTAAATAATGATAAGCAGGATAAAAGTATATGGAATATATCTCTTTGTACAGGTAATGAAAGATTAAAAGATAAAGACGGAAATAAAGTACATTCTACACAAAAACCAGAAGAGCTTTTATTTAAAGTAATACTTTCTTCTTCAAAACCAAATGATATAGTTTTAGATCCTTTTTTTGGAACAGGAACTACAGGAGCAGTTGCTAAAAGACTTTCTAGAAATTATATAGGAATAGAAAGAGAAGATAAATATATATACTACGCAAAAGATCGTATAAAAAATACAAATGTAGAAATGACAGATTTAATAAATCTTGATTATGAAGTGAAGCCCCCTAAAGTTCCTATAAAGAATCTTATTGAAAAAGGATATTTGAAAGTTAATCAAGTTCTATACAGTAAGAAAGGAGATGAGGTTTGTAAATTGAATGAAAATGGAAATGTTGAAAATGAACTTGGAAATTTTTCTATACATCAAATGAGTGCAAAACTTCAGAATTTATCTAAATATAATGGCTGGAATTATTTTTATATATATTATAAAGATAAATTTATATCTATAGATGAATTAAGATATATTTATATTGGAGATAATCATGAATAG
- a CDS encoding fumarylacetoacetate hydrolase family protein gives MKFVSFVEWNNTESIGILSKDEKKVIAINEIIPDFKANDNPMIKLIKMMNDDVLKKLRYAEENCPRSYSLENVQILSPIRKPIHDIICVGVNYNDHLSEIKKDMKDFKEVKAPVYFSKRAIEIIGLGDKIKGRFDLDECLDYEVELAVIIGKTAKDIKAEEVNDYIFGYSIFNDISSRDIQKCHSQWYKGKSLDAYSAMGPCIVYKDDIKFPLEVKSILNDEVRQASNTKYMIHNINYLVSDISKGMTLEAGDIIATGTPGGVGMSFNPPKYMKHGDKITCSIEGIGELINFVE, from the coding sequence ATGAAATTTGTATCTTTTGTAGAATGGAATAACACAGAATCTATCGGCATATTAAGTAAGGATGAAAAAAAAGTAATAGCCATAAATGAAATAATACCTGACTTTAAAGCAAATGATAATCCTATGATTAAGTTAATAAAAATGATGAATGATGATGTACTAAAAAAATTAAGATATGCTGAAGAGAATTGTCCCCGTTCTTATTCGCTTGAAAATGTACAGATACTTTCGCCTATAAGAAAACCTATTCATGATATTATATGTGTTGGGGTTAATTATAATGATCATTTATCTGAAATAAAAAAAGATATGAAAGATTTTAAAGAAGTTAAAGCACCTGTATATTTTTCTAAACGTGCTATAGAGATTATAGGGCTTGGGGATAAAATAAAAGGAAGATTTGATTTAGATGAATGCCTTGATTATGAGGTTGAGCTTGCTGTTATTATTGGTAAAACTGCAAAAGATATAAAGGCTGAAGAAGTTAATGACTATATATTCGGATACAGTATTTTTAATGATATATCTTCTAGGGATATACAAAAATGCCATTCTCAGTGGTATAAAGGAAAAAGTTTAGATGCTTATAGTGCTATGGGACCTTGTATAGTTTATAAAGATGATATAAAATTCCCGCTTGAAGTAAAAAGTATTTTAAATGATGAAGTAAGACAGGCATCAAATACGAAATATATGATACATAATATAAATTATTTGGTTTCGGATATATCAAAAGGTATGACATTAGAAGCGGGCGATATTATAGCAACAGGCACTCCCGGAGGAGTGGGAATGTCATTTAATCCTCCTAAATATATGAAGCATGGAGATAAAATAACATGTTCTATAGAAGGGATAGGAGAGCTTATAAATTTTGTAGAATAA
- a CDS encoding DUF438 domain-containing protein, which produces MITLEYININESIYNLCTKYPKLKDALYDLGFDKIKNPIMFNTISKFMTINNALKMKDIDIKDIKDKLNEYGFDIGLNTYIKNTDKTIDERNEVLKSLIVRLHNGENIDSIKIDFEKKLFKVSAEEVHNAMHELINSGMSIDEAKRFFYIRTLLLRDAIDNCNITNNYNIINIFKKENRYIEKLLNDISSINILYKKLSRHYYKKESILFKALKSYGNDEPSKVMTRVDKDILESLKYIIDSNLNSDDLKEKYEEINASILDMIFKEENILIPLCIDTLSKEDFEDIESKYSKNS; this is translated from the coding sequence ATGATAACTTTAGAATATATTAATATTAATGAATCTATATATAATTTATGCACTAAATATCCAAAATTAAAAGATGCTTTATATGATTTGGGATTTGATAAGATAAAAAATCCAATAATGTTTAATACCATATCAAAGTTTATGACTATTAATAATGCTTTAAAAATGAAAGATATTGATATTAAAGATATTAAGGACAAACTTAATGAATACGGATTTGATATTGGCTTGAATACTTACATCAAAAATACAGATAAAACTATAGATGAAAGAAATGAAGTATTAAAATCTCTTATAGTAAGGCTTCATAATGGTGAAAATATTGATAGCATAAAAATAGACTTTGAGAAGAAATTATTTAAAGTATCAGCTGAAGAGGTTCATAATGCTATGCATGAACTTATAAATAGCGGTATGAGTATAGATGAGGCTAAACGCTTTTTTTATATACGTACTTTACTTTTGAGAGATGCTATTGATAATTGTAATATTACAAACAATTATAATATTATAAATATATTTAAAAAAGAAAATAGATATATAGAAAAATTATTAAATGATATTAGCAGTATTAATATTTTGTATAAAAAGTTAAGCCGTCATTACTATAAAAAAGAGAGCATATTATTTAAAGCTTTGAAGTCATACGGCAATGATGAGCCTTCAAAGGTAATGACAAGGGTAGACAAAGATATACTTGAAAGTTTAAAATATATTATAGACAGCAATTTAAATAGTGATGATTTAAAAGAAAAATACGAAGAGATAAATGCTAGTATTTTAGACATGATATTTAAAGAAGAAAACATTCTTATACCGCTTTGCATTGATACTTTATCTAAAGAAGATTTTGAGGATATAGAAAGTAAGTATAGTAAAAATTCTTAA
- a CDS encoding tetratricopeptide repeat protein yields MEIIKYLFTKHIEKCRNILNEINTDAEELKNYADKANDFLNTIDMENYTSFNEFNKYIENLNSSFTADIYINKLETFSYNENFVNDIYKHSAKYLKSLDKLISLSKEDFESYKTELYKHRGDVETDLNLYDEAIEDYKKALELNPNYIEAKKALEEADRKLKEYNLNKSFDNYYIEGVNYYNKKQFEDALKTLNKAIELDPNKAKAYLYRGVSQLVMGRNEEAIKDFDKAIELDPNYPKFYLYRGHSKNLLKKYEEAVKDFDKAIELDSNYAKAYMYRGVSKLGLNKYEEAIKDFDKTIELNPNYIDAYYHRGLSKLGLNQNDEGIEDFDKIAELNPDNSFVYFVRGNIKKSLNKDEEALKDFQKYEELEKQNSQI; encoded by the coding sequence ATGGAAATTATTAAATATCTTTTTACTAAGCATATTGAGAAATGCAGAAATATATTAAATGAAATTAATACTGATGCAGAAGAATTAAAAAATTATGCTGATAAGGCAAATGATTTTTTAAATACTATAGATATGGAAAATTATACTAGCTTTAATGAGTTTAATAAATATATAGAAAATCTAAACTCATCTTTTACAGCAGATATTTATATAAATAAATTAGAAACATTTTCTTATAATGAAAATTTTGTTAATGATATATATAAGCATTCAGCAAAGTATTTAAAATCTTTGGATAAATTAATTTCGCTTTCAAAAGAAGATTTTGAAAGCTATAAAACAGAACTTTATAAACATAGAGGAGATGTAGAAACAGATTTGAACCTATATGATGAAGCTATTGAAGATTATAAAAAGGCATTAGAACTTAATCCCAACTATATCGAAGCTAAAAAAGCATTGGAAGAAGCAGATAGAAAATTAAAAGAATATAATCTGAATAAATCATTTGATAATTACTATATAGAAGGTGTTAATTACTATAATAAAAAACAATTTGAAGATGCATTAAAAACGCTTAATAAAGCTATAGAATTAGATCCAAATAAAGCTAAAGCATACCTTTACAGAGGAGTATCCCAATTAGTTATGGGAAGAAATGAAGAAGCTATAAAAGATTTTGACAAGGCTATAGAGTTAGACCCAAATTATCCAAAGTTTTACTTATATAGAGGACATTCTAAAAATCTGCTAAAAAAATATGAAGAGGCTGTAAAAGATTTTGATAAGGCTATAGAATTAGATTCTAATTATGCTAAAGCGTATATGTATAGAGGAGTATCAAAATTGGGATTAAATAAATATGAGGAAGCTATTAAAGATTTTGATAAAACTATAGAATTAAATCCTAATTATATAGATGCTTACTATCACAGAGGTCTTTCAAAACTCGGTCTAAACCAAAATGATGAAGGTATTGAAGACTTTGATAAAATAGCAGAACTTAATCCAGACAATTCATTCGTTTATTTTGTAAGAGGCAATATTAAAAAAAGTTTAAACAAAGATGAAGAAGCCTTAAAAGATTTTCAGAAATATGAAGAGCTTGAAAAACAAAATAGCCAAATATAA
- a CDS encoding thymidine kinase, producing the protein MNHLITGPMFAGKSKYLIKTLDYLLMENKDIKILFIYPAVSFRGYFCRDKNVYLDKRIDIITEEEIEKYLGSNIENIYKYISKYNVIGIDEFCFLKEPNIFADLMKMCSNDNIDFCVASLDMDYKRNYWESVSNLIEEDLIDIHTKVFGKCECGRKGIYSKRIVKDVDRVVIGDDIYKCVCRYCYEGEDEEKFDL; encoded by the coding sequence ATGAATCATTTAATCACAGGACCAATGTTTGCCGGAAAGTCTAAATATCTGATAAAGACATTAGACTATCTCTTAATGGAAAATAAAGACATAAAAATATTATTTATATACCCTGCTGTTTCTTTCCGAGGATATTTCTGCCGGGATAAAAACGTTTACTTAGATAAAAGAATCGATATAATTACTGAAGAAGAAATTGAAAAATATTTAGGAAGCAATATAGAAAATATTTACAAATATATTTCAAAGTATAACGTTATAGGTATAGATGAGTTTTGCTTTTTAAAAGAACCTAACATATTTGCTGATTTGATGAAAATGTGCAGTAATGATAATATAGACTTCTGTGTTGCTTCTCTTGATATGGATTATAAAAGAAATTATTGGGAAAGTGTATCAAATCTTATAGAAGAGGATTTAATAGATATTCATACAAAAGTATTTGGTAAATGCGAATGCGGAAGAAAGGGTATATATTCAAAGAGAATAGTAAAAGATGTTGATAGAGTTGTAATTGGAGATGATATATATAAATGCGTTTGCCGATACTGCTATGAAGGCGAAGATGAAGAAAAATTTGATTTATGA
- the kdsB gene encoding 3-deoxy-manno-octulosonate cytidylyltransferase translates to MSNKVTAIIPARYESTRFPRKLTYELLGKPIIIAVYDNVKAAKKIDDCIIAADSKEIMDICEKNNAKAVMTSKDHTSGTSRIIEAAKNIDSDIIINVQGDEPLIDESVLNPIIDVFDDSSVDIATLKVKIEDDSSLIKDENAVKVVTDINDYAMYFSRAAIPHRRFDQNINVKYYKHIGIYAFRKDILLKIENLKECDYESIEKLEQLRWLYNGMKIKVLETKKFLHGIDTMEDLEFVQNYLRNFAESELNNENIYK, encoded by the coding sequence ATGTCTAATAAAGTTACAGCAATAATACCAGCCAGATATGAATCAACAAGATTTCCAAGAAAATTAACATACGAACTATTAGGAAAGCCTATAATAATAGCAGTATATGATAATGTAAAAGCTGCCAAAAAAATAGATGACTGTATTATAGCAGCAGATTCTAAAGAGATAATGGATATATGCGAAAAAAATAATGCTAAAGCAGTTATGACTTCTAAAGATCACACATCTGGAACTTCAAGAATTATAGAAGCAGCTAAAAATATAGACTCTGATATTATAATTAATGTTCAGGGAGATGAGCCTTTAATAGATGAGTCGGTTCTTAATCCTATAATAGATGTATTTGATGACAGTTCTGTTGATATTGCAACTTTAAAAGTAAAAATAGAGGATGACAGCTCTTTAATAAAAGATGAAAATGCTGTAAAAGTAGTTACAGACATTAATGATTATGCAATGTATTTCTCACGTGCTGCTATACCCCATAGAAGATTTGACCAGAATATAAATGTAAAATATTATAAACATATTGGTATTTATGCCTTTAGAAAAGATATACTTCTAAAAATAGAAAATCTTAAAGAATGCGATTATGAGAGCATAGAAAAACTTGAACAGTTAAGATGGCTTTATAACGGAATGAAAATAAAAGTTTTAGAAACTAAAAAATTTCTTCATGGTATAGATACTATGGAAGATTTAGAATTTGTTCAGAATTATTTAAGAAACTTTGCTGAAAGCGAATTAAACAATGAAAACATATATAAATAA
- a CDS encoding AGE family epimerase/isomerase, with protein MSNLNEVKNEYLHMLKDNVIPFWLKNGLDKKHGGYYTALDRKGNLIESDKSVWFQGRFAWVLSTLYADFEKKEEYLEAAKLGIDFLEKYCFDKDGDGRMFFRVTEDGKPIIKRLRYYYSETFCLIAMAAYSRASGDKSYAKKARKILDDIDRYQKEGLLIPKVNPVNRPTIAFGPPMIMLATVQELRKADPENKDYYNKYIDNLLSNIQLFLYEEKKAVLEQCNPDGTLQDHFEGRLLNPGHAIESSWFILRESIERGHDEKLKALGLKIFDWMWEWGWDKEYGGIIQYMDVLGKPKSEYHHDMKFWWPQTEAAIAALYCYYFTKDDKYLEKHDMVKEYTKKFIDTEYGEWFGYLHRDGRISTDLKGNMYKGPFHIPRMYMKCVEIIDAINAK; from the coding sequence ATGAGCAATTTAAACGAAGTAAAAAATGAGTATCTTCATATGCTAAAAGACAATGTTATACCATTTTGGCTTAAAAACGGTCTGGATAAAAAGCATGGCGGATACTACACTGCCTTAGACAGAAAAGGAAACCTTATAGAAAGCGATAAATCCGTATGGTTTCAGGGAAGATTTGCTTGGGTATTATCTACTCTTTACGCTGATTTTGAAAAAAAAGAAGAATATTTGGAAGCTGCAAAATTGGGAATAGACTTTTTGGAAAAATACTGTTTTGATAAAGACGGCGACGGAAGAATGTTTTTCAGAGTAACTGAAGATGGTAAGCCAATTATAAAAAGATTAAGATACTACTACTCAGAAACATTCTGTCTTATAGCTATGGCTGCATATTCAAGAGCCAGCGGAGATAAAAGCTATGCTAAAAAGGCAAGAAAAATATTGGACGATATAGACAGATATCAAAAAGAAGGTCTTTTAATTCCTAAAGTAAATCCTGTAAACAGACCTACTATAGCTTTCGGACCTCCTATGATAATGCTTGCTACTGTTCAGGAATTAAGAAAAGCTGATCCTGAAAATAAAGATTATTATAATAAATATATAGATAATCTTTTGTCTAATATTCAGTTATTTTTGTATGAAGAGAAAAAGGCAGTATTGGAGCAATGTAATCCGGACGGCACTTTGCAAGATCACTTTGAAGGAAGACTATTAAATCCAGGTCATGCTATAGAATCATCTTGGTTTATATTAAGAGAGTCTATAGAAAGAGGACATGATGAAAAATTAAAAGCCCTAGGACTAAAAATATTTGACTGGATGTGGGAATGGGGCTGGGATAAAGAGTACGGCGGTATTATTCAGTATATGGACGTACTTGGAAAACCTAAAAGTGAATATCATCATGACATGAAATTCTGGTGGCCTCAGACTGAAGCTGCTATTGCTGCTTTATACTGCTATTATTTTACTAAAGATGATAAATATTTGGAAAAGCATGACATGGTTAAAGAATACACCAAAAAATTTATTGATACAGAATATGGTGAGTGGTTTGGATATCTTCACAGAGACGGAAGAATATCTACAGACTTAAAAGGCAACATGTATAAAGGACCTTTCCATATACCTAGAATGTACATGAAATGTGTTGAAATAATAGATGCTATTAATGCAAAATAA
- a CDS encoding VWA domain-containing protein, translating into MNIRDDKQNLNRWRLILGSFAEDNLKLDSEYTEIDSALGFLYDREYSKEAGYADFENDKNRGGRGKSNLTIPSWVSKVKKLFPKKTVEIMQTQALEKYKLTEMITDEDILKEMEPNMELLKNVLTFKDMMNGNVKKLAYGIVRKVVEDIKKKMESDIKKVFYGKKLPNSTTQNKIFKNLDIKKTIRNNLKNYNIVDKTIFVDKLYFNQNIKKYNPWHIIILIDESGSMLDSVIYSSIMASIFSNIPYLSVKLVIFDTSIVDLSDQVKDPIEVLFKVQLGGGTDISLALEYAKKITTVPDKTIVLLISDLYDYNYKHMYKSANDIIESRSKLFVLPALDYNANASYDKEAAKQFAKMGAKVAAITPDELSKWISTVIS; encoded by the coding sequence ATGAATATAAGAGATGATAAACAAAATTTAAATAGATGGCGTCTAATATTAGGAAGTTTTGCCGAGGATAATTTAAAACTTGACAGTGAATATACTGAAATAGATTCAGCATTAGGCTTTTTATATGACAGAGAATACAGTAAAGAAGCAGGCTATGCCGACTTTGAAAATGATAAAAATAGAGGCGGAAGAGGAAAAAGCAATTTAACTATTCCATCTTGGGTTTCTAAAGTAAAAAAATTGTTCCCTAAAAAAACTGTTGAAATAATGCAGACTCAGGCATTAGAAAAATATAAGCTTACAGAGATGATAACTGATGAGGATATTTTAAAAGAAATGGAACCTAATATGGAGCTTTTAAAAAATGTTCTCACTTTTAAAGATATGATGAACGGCAATGTAAAAAAACTTGCTTATGGTATAGTAAGAAAAGTTGTTGAAGATATTAAAAAGAAAATGGAAAGCGATATTAAAAAAGTATTTTATGGAAAAAAACTTCCTAACTCTACAACACAAAATAAAATATTCAAAAACCTTGATATAAAAAAAACAATACGTAATAATCTTAAAAATTATAATATCGTAGATAAAACCATTTTTGTTGATAAATTATACTTCAATCAAAATATAAAAAAGTATAATCCTTGGCATATAATAATACTTATAGATGAAAGCGGTTCTATGCTTGATTCAGTTATATATTCTTCGATAATGGCTTCTATATTTTCTAATATTCCCTATTTGTCTGTAAAACTTGTAATATTTGATACATCTATTGTAGATTTATCAGATCAAGTTAAAGATCCTATAGAAGTATTGTTTAAAGTGCAATTAGGAGGCGGTACTGATATATCATTAGCTTTAGAATATGCTAAAAAAATCACAACTGTACCCGATAAAACAATAGTTCTTCTTATAAGTGATTTATACGACTATAATTATAAACATATGTACAAAAGTGCTAATGATATAATAGAATCAAGGTCAAAACTTTTTGTACTTCCAGCTTTGGACTATAATGCTAATGCAAGTTATGATAAAGAGGCAGCAAAACAGTTTGCAAAAATGGGGGCTAAAGTTGCAGCTATTACACCTGATGAGCTATCAAAGTGGATAAGTACAGTAATATCTTAA
- a CDS encoding HinfI family type II restriction enzyme has translation MNSNIKNIINQAVYNIINNSASDNKIIELNKKHNVKIHFIPKRYRIFGGLLQSMNIQFGNFIEELMKVIISNEKRYKIIDEYSGKKSNNFYISKSNETRIDNYITSCQTTSNTDEQLEVSFKNLQKEIINDINNNKENINNSFKHDIDLLFEDKETNIIYYLEIKYNDDHDTGKFVDINRKFIKTFAYLVNELKTKEIIPILFFFNNKRMKGNIYIPENTNIRRGKQFFEKFLSIKYDDVDSYLQNLSESNEVIEMFDNLYKKVMELK, from the coding sequence ATGAATAGCAATATAAAAAATATTATAAATCAGGCTGTATATAATATCATAAATAATTCTGCCTCAGATAATAAAATAATTGAATTAAATAAAAAGCATAATGTTAAAATACACTTTATACCAAAAAGATATAGAATATTTGGCGGATTACTTCAAAGTATGAATATACAATTTGGCAATTTTATTGAAGAACTTATGAAAGTAATTATCTCAAATGAAAAAAGATATAAAATTATAGATGAATACAGCGGCAAAAAAAGCAATAATTTTTATATTTCTAAGTCAAATGAAACTAGAATAGATAATTATATAACCAGCTGTCAAACTACCTCAAACACTGATGAACAGTTAGAAGTTTCATTTAAAAATCTGCAAAAAGAAATTATAAATGATATAAATAATAATAAAGAAAATATAAATAATTCATTTAAACATGATATAGACCTGCTTTTTGAAGATAAAGAAACCAATATTATTTATTATCTTGAAATTAAATATAATGATGATCATGACACAGGTAAATTTGTTGATATAAACAGAAAATTTATAAAAACTTTTGCATATCTTGTAAATGAGCTTAAAACAAAAGAAATTATACCAATATTATTCTTTTTTAATAATAAGAGAATGAAAGGAAACATTTATATACCAGAAAATACTAATATACGAAGAGGAAAACAATTTTTTGAGAAGTTTTTATCAATAAAATATGATGATGTAGACAGTTATTTGCAAAATCTATCAGAAAGTAATGAAGTAATAGAAATGTTTGACAATTTATACAAAAAAGTTATGGAATTAAAATAA